ATTGCCCCTAGCACTTTGTCATCCTTTACCGCTGTTTGTGCAATTTCATGGGCTTGAGGATCATGCCAAAATTCAGAAGCACCAGAACCTCCAACGAAGATCACGGCGTCAAAATCCTTTACATCTACTTCACTAAGAAGAGTATCGGGTTCCACCCGCAAGCCAAACATGCCCATTGCTGGGGAACGATTTGAGGAAGCCACCGAGATCTGAGCCCCACTTTTCTCGAGAATGGTCCTGGGCTTTTGATACTCCTCATCCCTAAAATCTCTGTTAGCTATCACCATCAATATCCGTTTTCCAATCAAGTCCGACATTGTCCTTGAATCCCCTCCTTATCTAACATCGGTTATATCAACTGTCTTAACCTCTCTTCCCTCCGTGCACTTACAAGCCCCTGGTATATCTCACGAAATGCTTAAATATTGATATCGATATGAGTAACCCAAGTGCGGGATCTAGGAAAACATTGAAAACATTTAATCTGGGGGCATAGCTGATCAAAAAATTCATCAGCCTTCGCAAAAACTGGATGAAGATTGCCAGGATCACAAAATCCAGAACTTTGAATTCTGGGGGAATAAACTTTCTTGAGAGATAGGCGTAATAAAGAGCAATAAATTGAATTACCATGGAAACAAACTGCACTGTTTCAATGTAGGATTTCATATTGCTCCTCCCACTTTAAATTTTAATTAAATAAGTTTTAGAATTATTTCTTCAATACGTGCAATTATCCTCTTTGTTTATGAAAAATTTTAGAGCAGTCTTTGCGGGTAAAAATTTTTAAAATTTTTATCGATTTGTAAATAATTTCCTTGACTTCATCGATGGAAAGGTATAATTTAAAAATTGGCTCCGGGAAGTGATTAGGAGAAACTTCGCAAGAAGGCACTCCGAAACGCTACCTGGAGCCATTTTATATAAAAGTTAAAGTAGCCGATTATTAATAATGGAAGACTTGAGGGGAGTGTAAGCAACTCCGCCGAGAAGATCTCGGAATCGCATTGGCTTTCAACCCCCTCAGGTCTTCATATGTCACAGTTAAGAAAGCTATTCTCAGTCCTGATTTTTTCTACCGCACTAAAGTTTACTCGTTGTCTGCTTAACTACCATATGATATTCTAAGTAAGGATTCACTAGCGAGACCGAGATGGGGAGTGGTCGAATGGTAAGACGCCAGACTCTGGATCTGGAGGTTGCAGGTTCGAGCCCTGCCTCCCCAGCCACAGGGCGCATTCGTCTAGTGGCCTAGGACACCGCCCTCTCAAGGCGGAGATCGCGGGTTCGACTCCCGCATGCGCCACCAACATAGTTTATTGCTGATGGTCGATGGTCTTTTGATCTTCAAAACCCAGGGGAAACTCAGCCTCATCTAATTCTTCACATTAACCTTCCGTTGTTCATCAGGGGGTGACAGCGAACGGAGTGAGCGTCCTCAGGGGGACGGAGTCCCCCTAGGAAGGCGCGTAAGCGCCAGGGGGTTCGACTCCCGCATGCGCCACCAACAATACTAAGAAAATTTTCAAAAAGTGGGAAATTACGCCCGGGGGATACCCGACTTGTCGGGGAAGAGCTGCGACAAATTGCGTGCCCGAAGGGCGAATAGCAATTTCGCGGAAATCTAAGCGGAGGTTCGCGGTAGGATTTTTTGTGCTCTCTTCAGGCGATCTATCGCGCGCCTCTTTCCTAAAAGCTCAAGGGTTTCAAAGAGAGGTGGACTCACCATTCTTCCGGTGACTGCAACCCTTATTGGTTGAAAAACCTCGCGAGGGTGAAATCCGAGCTCGTTCTGGAGAGACCTGAGGGCTCTTTCGATCTCCTCTGAATTGAACCTATCCAAAGACTCCAACCTCTCTGTAGCCATTGATAAAACCTTGGGTACCTCAGGAGCACTTAAGATCTTTTCGACCGATTTTAGATCCCATTCCACATCTTTGAAGAAGAAATCCGCGAGCTCAACGATCTCGGCGAGATTTTTCATCCTATCTTGCTCTAAAAGAACTAGCCTCTCTAACCAGCCCATTCTCTTTTCATCCGGAGCTTCAGCTAAATAGCCCGCTCTTTCAAGAAAGGGAACAATCTCGGCCACAAGCCTCTTAACTGGAGTATGGCGGATATAATAACCATTCATCCACTCAAGTTTTCTAAGGTCAAAGACGGCTGGGGCTTTTGATACCCTTTCCAGAGAGAATTTCTCGATCAGTTCATTTCTACTTATCAAGGTGGTTTTCTCATCTAAAGACCAGCCCAAGAGAGCCAAATAGTTGACCATCGCTTCCGGTAAGTATCCTTTATTTCGATATTCTTCAATGGATGTAGCTCCGTGACGCTTGCTTAAAGGTTTCCGATCAGGTCCCACAATCATCGGGAGATGCGCAAATAGAGGAGGTTTCAAGTTTAGAGCCTTGTATAGAAGAACCTGTTTTGGTGTGTTAGGCAGGTGATCCTCTCCCCGAATTACATGGGTAATTTCCATGGCTTCATCGTCGACAACTACGGCGAAGTTATAGGTTGGGCTGCCGTCGGCTCGAAGAAGGACGAAATCATCGAGGAGCCTATTCTCAAAGTGAACTTCGCCTCGAATGAGATCGAATATTGTGGTTACCCCTTCAAGAGGACAAGCAAATCTTATGGCCGGTTTTCGCTCCTTTTCGAGCCTCCTCCTCTGCTCAGAGCTTAAGGATCGGCATCTTCTATCATAGCGAGGTGGGATACCCGCCTTGAGAGTTTCCTCGCGTCGAGTATCGAGCTCTTCTGGAGTGCAGTAACAAAAGTATGCCTTTTCTTCATCGAGCAAACGCTGGGCAGTCTCGCGATAGAGTGAGAATCGTTCCGTCTGACGATAGGGACCTTCATCCCAATCCAGACCGAGCCATTTTAGGGAGGAAATAATCACTTCTATGGCTTCCTCCGTCGATCTAGTGCGATCGGTATCCTCTATCCTGAGAATGAAACTTCCCTTATTCTTCCGAGCAAAAAGCCAATTGTAGAGGGCCGTTCGGGCTCCCCCAATATGCAAATAACCGGTTGGGCTTGGAGCAAAGCGGACACGGACGGTTTGCCCCTTGTCCCTTGTTGCCTGCCGCAGGTATTGTTCTATTTGTTTTTCGAGCCATTCTTCCTCAAGCTTGCGTCTTTTGTCGGGAATTACTTTCGTAGGAGGGGGCATCGGCTTCCTGATTGACTTATAGATATCCAGTTGGTCCGGGGTTTTCTTCTTCTTGCTCATATATCCCACCGTTTTAGTGATTATTAATCCTGGACATAATTTGTTCACGGGAGTTTCTTCCAGCATACTGTTTATCCCAGGTCAATGCAAAATGTAAAAATCAAAAATAAAAAGCTTAATTGAGATTTATGTGTAGCCTATAGTAATTATGTCTATGTTTCAATTATGTCTAGGTTTCAATTTGACACTTTTGGGGTTATGCTTTTTATCAGGGTAATTTTACTCCCAACTTTTAATCCTAACCTGACGGCGGCACTTCCCTGGTTCACAGCGATGCAAAGATGATCGGATGAATCCACCAATAAGAGGAGCTCACCAGCCTTTACTTCGCCAAAGGTCCTCAAAAGGGGTAGGATGACATCCTCCCCATCCCATTTTACCAAAATTTGGTTTTTCAATCTTATACCACATTTCATCAACTCGTGTAAGGTTACATTCAAGCGGAGGGTTCCAAATTTATCTACATCAATGACCTCGCAAATTATTTCCTCCCCTGAAATCCTTGCTTTGGACCAAGGGATTTGGACAAGGTCATTTACATTGATTTCGGGTCCAAATTCGTCCATATCCTCACCCACGGCCAAGTGAGCAGCAACGGGGGCGAAGATGTCTCTCCCGTGAAAGGAGGGGCAAATCGGTTTGTGCATATATCTTTCATTGGTTATCTCGACAACCTTTTTAATCCCTCCTAAACTTTGAGCTGCAGGAATGAGCAACCCATTATCGGGCCCTACTAGGTAATCTCCTCTTTTGGTCAAAATTATTATAGCCCTTCTCTCGGTTCCCACACCGGGATCGACTATGGCTAAATGGATCCCCTTGGGCATGAAGGAAGCTGCGCTGGCGAGCAGCAGAGCACCCTTCTTCACATTGAAATTTGGAACTTCGTGAGAAATATCGATGATCTCAGCGTGGGGAGCAATCCTCTTTATAACACCTTTGCAGACTCCAACCCATTCATCGGCTAAGCCAAAATCGCTTAAGAATGTTATAATCGGACGCATTTGTCTCCTCTCGATCCCCATTTCCTGTAAGCATAAAATGGTTACGACTCAGTCCCGTTGATATACCGTGGGGCAAGATGCTAGGAGAACTCACAGATGGTGATCTTTTAGGCTAACCTGATAAAGTCTTCGGTAGACCACATTTATTTGCCAGAATACCAAAAACTTATATATGGAGCGCAGGTGCCGTAAGGATTTAAGCATTCTCATGAAGATTGCCCAATAGGAGTAAACCTTCTGGCAGGCCCAGTCATAATGGGCTCGTAATTCCTCGGGTGACATGAGCTTGGGACGGAACACCACGTGAGTACTGTCATATTTCTCCCACCTGTTGTGTAGGATACGTCCAGTTTCCTCCAACTTCCTGCGCAGGGCGGTTCCTGGATAGGGAGTTAACACGGTAAGTTGGGGAACCTCTATATTCAACCGTTTGATGAAATCCACCGTTCTTTTAAATACACCAGGATCCTCTTCATCAAATCCGAAGACAAAGCAACCAATAATCCCTATTCCCTGGCAGTGTATCCTTCGAATGGCCTCCGCGTATTCGATTATTCTATTCACCCTTTTGCCCATGGATTCGATGGCCTCGTTTACCAGGGATTCGAAACCTATGAGTATTCCAACACAGCCGCTCTTTGCAGCCAACTTTAGCAAGGACCAATCCTTTGCCAGATTAAGGGAACCTTGACTTATCCACTTTATCTTCAAAGGAATTAAGGCTTTGAAAAGCTCCTTAGCATGCTTAGGATTCCCTACGATATTATTGTCGGTGAAGAATACAAACCTCTCCTTCAAATCCTTTATCTCTTGTACAACCTCATGGATGGGTCGATAGCGGATGTTGTTACCGAAGAAAGTTGTGGTAGAGCAAAAACTGCAGTTGAAGGGGCAGCCCCTTGATGTCTCTACTTTGGGGACATTCACATAAGCTTTTTCATTCATTAAATCTCGACGGGGTCTTAACAGGCCCGCCAGTTCAGGTTTCTTCTCTGAGCGATAGAATTTTTGAAGACTTCCTTTTCTGAAATCATCGAGCATCTTCTGCCAAACTCCCTCTGCCTCTCCCAGGACAACGGCATCAGCATGGGCAATTGCTTCCTCGGGTACGAGGGTGGGATGAACGCCTCCCATCACAACTTTTACCCCTCGAGCACGAAACTCATCGGCGATCTCATAGGCACGGGGGGCACTTGGGGTAAGAGTGGTGATACAAACCAGATCAACCGGTTTATTGAAATCGATTTTCTCCACATTCTCATCGGTGATGAAGACTTCAATGTCGGGAGGAGTTAATCCAGCTAAAATGGGTGGAGTTAAGGAGCTCATGTACATTTTCCCAAATAGCCTCACATTTGTTGGGTGATGGGGTTGGATAATCTCTAATTTCAAAATAATCACCATCCAATAATTTTAAATCTCCAATTCCCTTCCATAATCATCTGCGAGCCTATGGACATCATCCTCAAGGGAGTAACCGAAGGCGACCTCCAATATCCTCCCCTTTTCCCCTTTTGAGGATATGCGGTGAACCTGACCCGCTGGGATGAAGAACTCTTCACCCACTTTGGCATCGTGGATCTCATCGCCGATTTGAACCCTTAAACCCTTGTCCAGTATCACCCAGGTGTCGCTCCTTAAGTTGTGCCAATGCAAACTGGTTTCTTGATTGGGTTCTATGGTGATGAGCTTCACGGAACAGGTTTTATTGAGAGCGTAAATATTTAAATGACCCCAAGGTTTATCGACCCTCATTTGACCACCACCTCCACCCTTCTATCATAATTCATTCACATCATAGCGCAAATCAAAATCAAACCTTCGATTTATAAAATTTTCAAAAGATTGACCATTTCAATGGTGGACATGGCTGCCTGCCAACCCTTGTTGCCAGATTTAGTGCCAGCGCGCTCTATTGCTTGCTCGATGGTATCGGCGGTAATTATGCCAAAGGAGATGGGGACACCGGTATCGAGATTTATCTTGGCAATGCCCTTAGCTACCTCGCTGCAGATGTATTCAAAATGGGGGGTATCTCCCCGAAGAATCACTCCCAGACAGATGAGGCCATCGTATCTCTTCGAGAGGGCTACCCTCCTGGCGATCAATGGTATCTCAAAGGAACCCGGAGTCCAGACCACCTCGATGTTTTCATCCTGAGCATCGTGCCGTTTGAGGGCATCCATTGCCCCTTCCAAAAGTCTTTTACTTAAAAACTCATTAAATCGACTGACGATGATCCCGAATTTAAAATCCCGCGCAATCAGTTTCCCTTCATAAATTTTCATGATTTCCTCCCTTCCATTTATAGCTCTGAAGCCGGAAGCTCAGGAGCTGCGACCGAGCTAATAAAACTTCCAAACCTCCTGTAATAGGTCTTAATCTTCTAAACTTTCTAGCTCAAATAGGTGGGCTAATTTATCCCTTTTGGCTCGTAAGTAATCGATGTTGTGAAAACTGGGCCGTACGACCAGCGGTATCCTTTCGGTAATCTTTAAACCATAACCCTCCAATCCCACTATCTTTCTGGGGTTATTGGTCATTAAACGTATCGATGTGATGCCCAAATCGACCAATATTTGAGCCCCAATGCCATAGTCTCTAAGATCTGACGGGAAACCCAGCTCTTTATTCGCTTCTACCGTATCCTTCCCTTCCTCCTGAAGCTCATAAGCCCTAAGTTTATTGACGAGTCCTATGCCTCTTCCCTCCTGTCCCATGATGTACAGAAAGACTCCACGCTCCTCCTGAGCTATCTTCTTTAAAGCTTCCTCCAATTGACCTCCGCAATCACAGCGAAGGGAATGGAATACATCTCCGGTCAAGCACTCAGAGTGAACTCGAACCAGGATATCATTCCCACCTTCAACTTTGCCCTTGACCAGTGCTAAATGGCACTTTCCATCCAAAATGCTTTCATAACCGATGGCTCTAAACGTCCCATATTTTGTGGGTAGATTTACCTCCGCGATGCATCTCACGAGTTTCTCGGTACGGCGGCGAAATCTAATTAGGTCTGCAATGGTTATCATCTTCAGACCAAATTTTCCCGCGATTTTCTCCAATTGGGGAACCCGGGCCATGGTTCCATCCTCATTCATAATCTCACAGATGACACCCGCTGGGAAAAGTCCCGCTAATCTTGCCAAATCCACGGCTGCTTCAGTATGCCCGGCTCTCTCCAAAACCCCACCTCTTCTGGCTCGAAGCGGGAAAACGTGTCCAGGCATGGAAATATCCTCCGGCTTAGTCTTGGGATTTACGACCGTTCGGATGGTGATTGCTCTATCACGTGCGGATATGCCCGTGGTTGTGTTGTGCTTCGCATCAATGGAGACTGTAAAGGCAGTTTCACGAAATGATGTATTGTTGGGAACCATGGTTGGAATTTTAAGCTGGTCCAATCTCTGGGAAGTACAGGGTAAACAAATAAGACCTCTCCCATGTTTGGCCATGAAGTTTATGGCCTGAGGAGTAACTTTCTCCGCAGCCATGCAGAAATCTCCCTCATTTTCACGATCCTCATCGTCCACTACGATGACCATCCCACCCTTTTTTATCTCCTCGATCGCTTCTTCGATGGAACTAAAAGCCACCTCTTCACCTCCCCGAAATAAAACCGTGTTTTAAAAGTGTTTCTAAAGTTAGATTGTCCTTAATCGATTTTCTTAAGAAGCTTTCGATATACTTTCCGAAAATATCCGCTTCCAAATTTACTTTGAGACCCGGACCTTTAAAACCCAATGTTGTTACCCTTGCCGTGTGGGGAATAATGGAGACCATGAAGGCAGAAGTAGAAATACCAACTATGGTCAGACTCACTCCATCCACCGCAATTGATCCCTGCGGTATTAAATATCGACTAATTTGAGACGGGGTCTCAATCTTAAGGATAATTGCATCTCCTTTCCTAATTTTGTTGAGGATTGCTCCCATACCATCAACGTGTCCGGTTACCATATGTCCGCCAAGACGATCACAGAATCTCAAAGCCCTTTCCAAGTTCACGGCATCCCCGGATTTTAACTCGCCCAGATTCGTCTTTTCCAGCGTCTCGGGCGAAATAT
The sequence above is a segment of the Actinomycetota bacterium genome. Coding sequences within it:
- a CDS encoding SAM-dependent chlorinase/fluorinase, giving the protein MRPIITFLSDFGLADEWVGVCKGVIKRIAPHAEIIDISHEVPNFNVKKGALLLASAASFMPKGIHLAIVDPGVGTERRAIIILTKRGDYLVGPDNGLLIPAAQSLGGIKKVVEITNERYMHKPICPSFHGRDIFAPVAAHLAVGEDMDEFGPEINVNDLVQIPWSKARISGEEIICEVIDVDKFGTLRLNVTLHELMKCGIRLKNQILVKWDGEDVILPLLRTFGEVKAGELLLLVDSSDHLCIAVNQGSAAVRLGLKVGSKITLIKSITPKVSN
- a CDS encoding riboflavin synthase, translated to MFTGIIEELGGVKALTKSRGKCTLEVFAPKVTEDLKIGDSIAVSGVCLTVTERGGNRFRVDISPETLEKTNLGELKSGDAVNLERALRFCDRLGGHMVTGHVDGMGAILNKIRKGDAIILKIETPSQISRYLIPQGSIAVDGVSLTIVGISTSAFMVSIIPHTARVTTLGFKGPGLKVNLEADIFGKYIESFLRKSIKDNLTLETLLKHGFISGR
- the gltX gene encoding glutamate--tRNA ligase encodes the protein MSKKKKTPDQLDIYKSIRKPMPPPTKVIPDKRRKLEEEWLEKQIEQYLRQATRDKGQTVRVRFAPSPTGYLHIGGARTALYNWLFARKNKGSFILRIEDTDRTRSTEEAIEVIISSLKWLGLDWDEGPYRQTERFSLYRETAQRLLDEEKAYFCYCTPEELDTRREETLKAGIPPRYDRRCRSLSSEQRRRLEKERKPAIRFACPLEGVTTIFDLIRGEVHFENRLLDDFVLLRADGSPTYNFAVVVDDEAMEITHVIRGEDHLPNTPKQVLLYKALNLKPPLFAHLPMIVGPDRKPLSKRHGATSIEEYRNKGYLPEAMVNYLALLGWSLDEKTTLISRNELIEKFSLERVSKAPAVFDLRKLEWMNGYYIRHTPVKRLVAEIVPFLERAGYLAEAPDEKRMGWLERLVLLEQDRMKNLAEIVELADFFFKDVEWDLKSVEKILSAPEVPKVLSMATERLESLDRFNSEEIERALRSLQNELGFHPREVFQPIRVAVTGRMVSPPLFETLELLGKRRAIDRLKRAQKILPRTSA
- a CDS encoding bifunctional 3,4-dihydroxy-2-butanone-4-phosphate synthase/GTP cyclohydrolase II yields the protein MAFSSIEEAIEEIKKGGMVIVVDDEDRENEGDFCMAAEKVTPQAINFMAKHGRGLICLPCTSQRLDQLKIPTMVPNNTSFRETAFTVSIDAKHNTTTGISARDRAITIRTVVNPKTKPEDISMPGHVFPLRARRGGVLERAGHTEAAVDLARLAGLFPAGVICEIMNEDGTMARVPQLEKIAGKFGLKMITIADLIRFRRRTEKLVRCIAEVNLPTKYGTFRAIGYESILDGKCHLALVKGKVEGGNDILVRVHSECLTGDVFHSLRCDCGGQLEEALKKIAQEERGVFLYIMGQEGRGIGLVNKLRAYELQEEGKDTVEANKELGFPSDLRDYGIGAQILVDLGITSIRLMTNNPRKIVGLEGYGLKITERIPLVVRPSFHNIDYLRAKRDKLAHLFELESLED
- a CDS encoding phosphomannose isomerase type II C-terminal cupin domain encodes the protein MRVDKPWGHLNIYALNKTCSVKLITIEPNQETSLHWHNLRSDTWVILDKGLRVQIGDEIHDAKVGEEFFIPAGQVHRISSKGEKGRILEVAFGYSLEDDVHRLADDYGRELEI
- a CDS encoding radical SAM protein, which gives rise to MKLEIIQPHHPTNVRLFGKMYMSSLTPPILAGLTPPDIEVFITDENVEKIDFNKPVDLVCITTLTPSAPRAYEIADEFRARGVKVVMGGVHPTLVPEEAIAHADAVVLGEAEGVWQKMLDDFRKGSLQKFYRSEKKPELAGLLRPRRDLMNEKAYVNVPKVETSRGCPFNCSFCSTTTFFGNNIRYRPIHEVVQEIKDLKERFVFFTDNNIVGNPKHAKELFKALIPLKIKWISQGSLNLAKDWSLLKLAAKSGCVGILIGFESLVNEAIESMGKRVNRIIEYAEAIRRIHCQGIGIIGCFVFGFDEEDPGVFKRTVDFIKRLNIEVPQLTVLTPYPGTALRRKLEETGRILHNRWEKYDSTHVVFRPKLMSPEELRAHYDWACQKVYSYWAIFMRMLKSLRHLRSIYKFLVFWQINVVYRRLYQVSLKDHHL
- the ribE gene encoding 6,7-dimethyl-8-ribityllumazine synthase, with amino-acid sequence MKIYEGKLIARDFKFGIIVSRFNEFLSKRLLEGAMDALKRHDAQDENIEVVWTPGSFEIPLIARRVALSKRYDGLICLGVILRGDTPHFEYICSEVAKGIAKINLDTGVPISFGIITADTIEQAIERAGTKSGNKGWQAAMSTIEMVNLLKIL
- a CDS encoding DJ-1/PfpI family protein, producing MSDLIGKRILMVIANRDFRDEEYQKPRTILEKSGAQISVASSNRSPAMGMFGLRVEPDTLLSEVDVKDFDAVIFVGGSGASEFWHDPQAHEIAQTAVKDDKVLGA